The sequence below is a genomic window from Leeia speluncae.
GCTAAAACAGATCAATCAAAGCGGAAAGGTATTGCTGACGCCGGGCATGTGGGACGGAAAAAGTGCAATCCGCGCTGCGTTCAGTAATTGGCGGACTACAACAGCGGATGTGGAAATTGTCTGCGACATTCTCGCAAATTGTGCGATGTAAATCTCTCTATTGAATTTAAAGCTAGTCCTGCAACCAAAATGAATCGACGGCTGTAAAGGCGTAGAGGTAGCAAGCCGTTGACGTGTGGTTTCGTTCCAGCTTAGAAATGCAGCAAGCCTAATATTTACGCCTGATTAGGGAACTACTTTGTCTGGAGCGACCGAGTAGTTCCCGCTTCCCAAGCCGAGACTATGCGTTTGCCAATGGGGGCAAAGTCTGGGCGTTCTGATCCGTAGCGGATTAGATCGGGAAGGGTATCGCTTACTGCGTCGGCGACTTTTTCCATTAGCTGTTTTGCCGTGCGGGGGGCGATGCCACAGGCTTGCTGTGCGAATTTGCTTAAAACTTTGGCGGATGGGTAGGATTTTCTGCCATCCAGTGTCAGTGCTATGACATCCCTCGGTAGGTAGGGGCTGGTGCTCACCACGTCGTATATCGGTGCGAGATATGTGCTGGAAAACGGGTCGGCGTACAGTATCCCAAAGTTTTTCAGGTGCGCATCGCCATTTTGCACGGCGCAATTCACCAATAACGCGGTAAAGAATTGCGCTAATGCCTGTGATCGATGTGTGGGGCTAACAAACTGTCGTATCCCTTTGGCCACCCGTTCATAGCTAAGGCTGTATTTATCTTGTGTAGGCAAACCGGTGAGCACACAGAAGTCTTCAAATCCCAAATAAGCCCCTTCAGGCGATAGATCGAATCGGGTCACTACTAGCAATTTGCCATTATCTGACAACGCCACTTCCGGGATGGGCAAGCCCGCTTTTTTTGCCACTTGCAGACAGAAGTATTCATTGGCGGCGAGTTCGGGAAACTCGTTGGCATCCCATGATTTGACAATATGGGTGGCACTTTTCATTGTCAGGCTTTTGCGTCCATCACCAGAGAAGTAGGCGTCGTCTCTGATCAGTACTTTGGGCTGTACGCCAGAAATGCCGGATTGCTCGGCAAAACGATTCAGTAAGTCCTGAAACAGATCTTCTGCCCCGTCATAAGTCAGAATCTCTGCAATACTTTGTGTTTGAAAAGCCGGGTGATCTAGATGGCTGCCATAACGCAGGCGCCCAATTTGCGAGGGACCGGTGATTTCGAGCAGCGAGAGTTCATCATAGTCTGGGGTTAGCTTGCGGACTCGTCTTTCGATGGATTCTTTCAAACGACCTTCCGGCAAGTTCATCTGAAAAATAGG
It includes:
- a CDS encoding type II toxin-antitoxin system HipA family toxin, which codes for MLKVWADNLEAGVVARSVLDDKQFTFTYQPDAPPSAAVSLTMPVGSKSYPYPNGLHPIFQMNLPEGRLKESIERRVRKLTPDYDELSLLEITGPSQIGRLRYGSHLDHPAFQTQSIAEILTYDGAEDLFQDLLNRFAEQSGISGVQPKVLIRDDAYFSGDGRKSLTMKSATHIVKSWDANEFPELAANEYFCLQVAKKAGLPIPEVALSDNGKLLVVTRFDLSPEGAYLGFEDFCVLTGLPTQDKYSLSYERVAKGIRQFVSPTHRSQALAQFFTALLVNCAVQNGDAHLKNFGILYADPFSSTYLAPIYDVVSTSPYLPRDVIALTLDGRKSYPSAKVLSKFAQQACGIAPRTAKQLMEKVADAVSDTLPDLIRYGSERPDFAPIGKRIVSAWEAGTTRSLQTK